In Cryptomeria japonica chromosome 5, Sugi_1.0, whole genome shotgun sequence, the genomic window gaatatagtatcttagagaagaagaaactccacaatgctgtatactttctggaagactttatggaggatcatattaggatcattttgagcagagtccatgctgacaagatgtacctggagaggacgcatgataccatgccataggcaattcatgtagtcatcggtttttgcaacacaggggaagtgccagccctaagaacgataagaaaaatggaaatggccaagctcaccggttcaacaagtgactcacgaggtatgacagttaatcctatcaaggatgatctagtgaagtatgcctgcatggtgataggctacagaacattcttagctagtaggattaattctatatctgctgcagcggtaaatcccgattaccggatgattaaagaggatgcatcttttgacctatgcaccagtatgtagaggcaactcttgtctaatttgaagtcgattaaataggataatgcattgagattcaagtttggacaactattggttgggtttttcttctatttccaaggctactttcttggagtaggagatgtccagtggtctcctaaccaaccggtaaccaagcagatcaaggaaagcattcaagctatcgGAACCAGTTACCCTaatgtgctgaacaaatattttgatgagttcagatagaagatgagccaaaggatgaggatctcaggtgatattgttaagaaatatgaagatgacatttgtttcaccagccaggtggacaaatgcttaatggaggctgttgagcctagaatggaagaagtggagccaatgggctatgaggtgatgtacgatatgctggaagggtatgcctcaacccttattgcctcacctcttgatcccaaggcaaagaggaTAGGAACCTATCTAGAGAGGATTGCACTAGTCGAGGAAccctctattaagaaaggaaaagaaccgacaacaaagaaagcaaaggcagtgcctgcagcatcagcaccggctactactgcaactccaagagtgaccaagcggtcacctacaaagaagaaaccggtaGTGGCACCGacaaaattctttgaaagaaaaaggaagactaagtcaaatgaaccggactctgaggagactgagtctgaggagatgccaaagaaggccaaatagacaaagaagatgaagaagaatgaactggcagcgTCTACATTGGTAAATatcgatatctcctcatataaacctttgacacattgtcaaagaacattaaagaatattaggagaaaattacttcatgatttagtagattactatgatgattttagtgatgaggagaaagaagaagtacttcaggacattattatttatttgtgtaaatatGACCGGttgccatcaaagattaaatctcagacaccggattcattatataaggcattagataataaatggcacatttccatagaaaaagaataggagattagggagaaaatcTTTGCACGGTACTTTctcgacctctcaaactcagaaatatttgatgttttggaccaaaataaaggactcttcttcacaaggagaagaagactttggctgttagagggaagaattgatgatgttgaaaaagacactcatcagcatatgaatcatgctattcaagctcacaaagcatgtatggcttacctgcaagcggaaaaagaaccagtcatatccaaactggatgaagtttttgatgaagaaggaaactcggttgaagaaccaattgacactattgatgtcaatgccctagatatagaagatgtcactcagaacataccttctaagggaacagaATAGGTGCAACAAGCCAAACAAGGTAGTGAGCAAGTCGATGACATATAGGAAGTggctaaggaataggaagagaaaaagaagagggatgaagaggaagagaagagaaaagaggaagaggagaaaagaaaagatgaagagaaaaagaagcaagaagatgagaggaaaaagaaagaagaagaggataaggaagaaaagaagaagaaggaagaagaaaagaagaaaaaggaagaggaaaagaagaagaaggaagaggaagagaaagaagaggagaagaggaaggaagcagaggaaaaagaaagaagaggaaggcaaggaacaagaaaagaagaaggaagcagagaaaaagaagaaggcagaagtggtgaagagcacacagatggagactctgaaggcaaccgggagccaagccaaactggttgatatctccagtcctatcgatctccagtctgcaagtgaatcagagctaatgtagatcatcaaggttgctcaagagtgccttgaaatcatttgaaggaaaaaggagcaagatataattcaagaggctgtagacacccttactggtttgatccccggtaccaatcttcccaacactgaatcatcactagcacaacttaagctactatgtactgtagtggatgatcaggtgcagagtctggaagaagcagctgaggaaaatgtcaagaaagagcatcaaagggctcttaacattgctttggtgaaaaagttgaatgaactccggtttgaacttctgaaagaccaaaatgatgtaagggatgctttggatgagggaaacctgctactaagcaaaatctgtcaaccccatctattctgcgatgatgtgctagcctagaagcaaaagcttcaaatggacttacagtcttacttaagcacatttaagccaccttatgattcctttgcaacttatggacaaaccgttcaccggttttaGATCCAATCAGCCAAAATggaacaagagatcagtacacggtctagagatttgtaggaactacaactggttttacttccatgtctgcaaattctttagaagtgttatctgaacctggatgccttgacagttacgtaggagatgagcacagttgattccatggaagaacaggtatcccagatgcaaacagagaaagaagtggccacctccctacttgagtcttggtctctatccatgaaacaatttttgcaggactataaatcagtttttgacaagtattattccttgttgtcataaactcttattatttcaatatcaaatggaaacaaggttgttctgtggtactttgtcattgttggcaaaggaggagaagtactctatctattttggagaagaatagggagaagtatctggctttaaaattttgatatatgttttgatatattctttatgctctgatatctcaatgtttatgctctgtatgcaaaattgctatacattgtattgattaagggatagtgtatatgcttagggggagaaattttgttaatgacatgtttttgttgtaaaacacttagatgtcaaaattttattttcctaagtgttgccatcagtgccaaagggggagattgttggcattttttatgtttatgttgtgattgtcattgatggacacacacttgcattgagatccactttatatgtatgagctagagctcaaccagtatctattccaaccggtatgttgtattctagtctttagactattggtgattttgcagaatgtgtttcctagtctgaagcggcatgttgactccaagcagtttgtagatctcaagtggtatgagggagcaaagcagcataacacattcttactagtcttcatttgtcaaactggcaaacggtattttgtatgaaccggtaatactctgtgatgagttaccaaccaacatttttgtgatgagttaccaatccaccgattgtttgacggtgctgacacactgatggtgcttcttgtgttgtgttactgagtatgtctagattcattgaacttaggaaattgtaatgtaatcctattggacggacatgaaatcagattcctttaaaaggacatcatgtctaggattttaggttgttgctaaaagggtttatgttgtgctagggtttaaggtggttgatgagttattgaaagagcgatcttatttgagaagatcaagttgtaattgagtgagagatagagaagattgaagtaatgttggaatgcattaactgtgagcaatattggatctaaccaagcaatttgtgctattagatagatcaaacacttgttgattactcacatctttgacaagtctgtagcccttaaccgggtaggcccaaaagccttttgtaaaatcctgtaacaaggtggttcacctctgtgaatctaaaatcctctagcaaggtagtctttaatcggacttatctcctaacaaagattgagattcctaacaggatctattctagtgaagaacattgtaagaccttaaccagtctgaccttaactagtctggtttctattctgcagatagtgacttgtgagttccatctcaccatggtttttcccatttgggtttccacgtcaaatatcttgtgttatggttgtattgcttttgtgggtgaatgctttgtttgcattttggtttgcatgtgtgataattggtctgtctgttaaactgttttaccagtttatctttagactgtttaagtgtttaagtacagagatttttggcatactaattcaccccccctcttagtattcatcaaatattactatattttcttattgaataaagaatctatATCTCCTTATAGAAATATCATGTTTATAATGATATCATTGGAAATGATCATTTAGAACTAAGGATGAAATAGTGGAAGTAAATAGACTTATTTAAGGAactatgagtttatttaagaataaagagtattacattttattatttaaattagaatgttttacatctttacattttggtatcaaagtgCTCGGCTTGAAACACTAGGGCCTATGACCATTGCGCTAAAGAAACATTCCTTGATACAAAGGAATTTATTGAATTGCAATGGGTTCTAGAACTAATAGAGCTGGATCAAGTAATGGGAATGAAAGACTTGACCAAATTCTTGATCTTTTAAATCAGTAGAATGCTAGGATGGATGGAATCAAACAAGAAGTTCGAAGGGTTTGTGAGGTTCAAAATGAAATTCCTAGATCTGAGGAACAACTTGATTATCGAGCTAAGATTGAAGGGGAGTTAGCCAAAGACTTGAAAAGGATAGCCCCACCAAAGTTTGATGGCAAGACCATTGGTGATGCTGTTGAAGCTTGGGTaattgagatggagaagtattttgaattTCGTAACATGTCCAATGAAACTAAAGCAGTATGGGCTGCTTATCAGCTTACTGGAGAAGTTGCGACATGGTGGGACAATGAGAAATATGATAGGAAGTTACAACCCAGTGATATTACTTGGGAACTATTTCTGCAATCAtttaggaagaggtggcttcctcagttattctttgacaagaagatgacTAAATTC contains:
- the LOC131066159 gene encoding uncharacterized protein LOC131066159 codes for the protein MDGIKQEVRRVCEVQNEIPRSEEQLDYRAKIEGELAKDLKRIAPPKFDGKTIGDAVEAWVIEMEKYFEFRNMSNETKAVWAAYQLTGEVATWWDNEKYDRKLQPSDITWELFLQSFRKRWLPQLFFDKKMTKFLNLMQGGLTVTQYLENFTNLLKYVPQYLMDE